The Streptomyces sp. CC0208 genome window below encodes:
- the truB gene encoding tRNA pseudouridine(55) synthase TruB: protein MTQKNRTPDGLVIVDKPSGFTSHDVVAKMRGIARTRRVGHAGTLDPMATGVLVLGVEKATKLLGHLALTEKEYLGTIRLGQTTLTDDAEGEITGSHDASKVTRDAVDAGIAKLTGDIMQVPSKVSAIKIDGVRSYKRAREGEEFEIPARPVTVSSFAVHDVRDAVAEDGTPVLDLVVSVVCSSGTYIRALARDLGADLGVGGHLTALRRTRVGPYKLDSARTLDQLQQELTVMPIAEAAAAAFPRWDVDDRRAKLLTNGVRLDMPDEYAGAGTVAVFGPEGHFLALVEEQKGKAKSLAVFG, encoded by the coding sequence ATGACCCAGAAGAACCGGACGCCCGACGGCCTTGTCATCGTCGACAAGCCGTCGGGCTTCACTTCGCACGACGTGGTCGCCAAGATGCGCGGGATCGCAAGGACCCGCCGCGTCGGACACGCCGGCACCCTCGACCCCATGGCGACGGGTGTGCTGGTCCTCGGTGTCGAGAAGGCGACCAAGCTTCTCGGGCACCTCGCGCTGACCGAGAAGGAGTACCTGGGCACGATCCGGCTCGGCCAGACGACCCTGACCGACGACGCCGAGGGCGAGATCACGGGGTCGCACGACGCCTCGAAGGTCACCCGCGACGCCGTCGACGCCGGGATCGCCAAGCTGACCGGCGACATCATGCAGGTGCCGTCCAAGGTGAGCGCCATCAAGATCGACGGGGTGCGCTCGTACAAGCGGGCACGGGAGGGCGAGGAATTCGAGATCCCCGCCCGTCCCGTCACCGTCTCGTCCTTCGCGGTCCACGACGTCCGGGACGCGGTCGCCGAGGACGGCACGCCCGTTCTGGACCTGGTCGTGTCGGTGGTCTGCTCGTCCGGCACCTACATCCGGGCGCTCGCCCGCGACTTGGGCGCGGACCTGGGCGTCGGCGGCCATCTGACGGCTCTGCGGCGCACGCGCGTGGGCCCGTACAAGCTGGACTCGGCCAGGACCCTCGACCAGCTCCAGCAGGAGCTGACGGTGATGCCGATCGCCGAGGCCGCGGCAGCCGCCTTCCCCCGCTGGGACGTCGACGACCGCCGGGCCAAGCTCCTCACCAACGGCGTACGGCTCGACATGCCCGACGAGTACGCGGGCGCCGGCACGGTGGCGGTCTTCGGCCCCGAGGGCCACTTCCTGGCGCTGGTCGAGGAACAGAAGGGCAAGGCCAAGAGCCTGGCCGTCTTCGGCTGA
- the rbfA gene encoding 30S ribosome-binding factor RbfA: MADNARAKRLADLIREVVAQKLLRGIKDPRLGSHVTITDTRVTGDLREATVFYTVYGGDEERAAAAAGLESAKGVLRSAVGAAAGVKFTPTLTFVADALPDTAKTIDDLLDKARQSDEKVREVSAGAAYAGDADPYRKPGDEDETDDAAE, translated from the coding sequence GTGGCCGACAACGCGCGCGCCAAGAGGCTGGCGGACCTCATCCGAGAGGTGGTGGCCCAGAAGCTGCTGCGCGGGATCAAGGACCCGCGGCTCGGCTCACACGTCACCATCACGGACACCCGGGTCACGGGTGACCTGCGGGAGGCGACCGTCTTCTACACGGTGTACGGCGGCGACGAGGAGCGGGCGGCCGCGGCCGCCGGGCTGGAGAGCGCCAAGGGCGTGCTCCGCTCCGCGGTCGGGGCGGCGGCGGGCGTGAAGTTCACGCCGACGCTGACCTTCGTGGCGGACGCGCTGCCCGACACCGCGAAGACCATCGACGACCTTCTCGACAAGGCCCGCCAGTCCGACGAGAAGGTGCGCGAGGTGTCCGCGGGTGCCGCGTACGCCGGTGACGCCGACCCGTACCGGAAGCCGGGCGACGAGGACGAGACGGACGACGCCGCCGAATGA
- a CDS encoding DUF503 domain-containing protein, with product MYVGTLSFDLLLGDVHSLKEKRSLVRPIVAELQRKYAVSAAETGSQNLHRRAEIGLAVVSGDTGHLSDVLDRCERLVAARPEVELLSVRRRLHSDED from the coding sequence ATGTATGTGGGGACTCTGTCCTTCGACCTCCTCCTCGGTGACGTGCACTCGCTGAAGGAGAAACGCTCTCTCGTCCGTCCGATCGTGGCCGAGCTCCAGCGCAAGTACGCGGTGAGCGCGGCGGAGACGGGCAGCCAGAACCTCCACCGCAGGGCCGAGATCGGGCTCGCGGTGGTCTCCGGGGACACGGGACACCTCAGCGACGTACTGGACCGCTGCGAGCGGCTGGTCGCGGCGCGGCCCGAGGTGGAACTGCTCTCGGTTCGACGCAGGCTCCACAGCGACGAAGACTGA
- the infB gene encoding translation initiation factor IF-2, translating to MAKVRVYELAKEFGVESKVVMAKLQELGEFVRSASSTIEAPVVRKLTDALQQGNGGGKPAPARKAAPARPAAPSPAQAARPAAPRPPAPKPAAAEQPAAPAAPAATGPRPTPGPKPAPRPAPASPAPTTPEFTAPPAAPAAPAAQGQSQGSTARPGAPRPAGQQAPRPGAPRPAGGPGQGGAPGQGRGDRGDRPGAPRPGGQGARPGARPAGPRPGNNPFTSGGSTGMARPQAPRPGGAPRPGGQGGPGAPGGAPRPQGQGQGGPRPQGAAGGPRPQAPGGARPTPGGMPRPQGGPRPGGGGPGGPRPNPGMMPQRPAAGPRPGGGGPGGRGPGGGGRPGGGGGGRPGGGGFAGRPAGPGGGGGFAGRPGGPGGGGGGFAGRPGGPGGGGGGRPGFGGRPGGPGGRGGTQGAFGRPGGPARRGRKSKRQRRQEYEAMQAPSVGGVMLPRGNGQSVRLSRGASLTDFAEKIGANPASLVGVMMNLGEMVTATQSVSDETLRLLADEMNFVLEIVSPEEEDRELLESFDIEFGEDEGGEEFLVARPPVVTVMGHVDHGKTRLLDTIRKTNVVAGEAGGITQHIGAYQVTTQVNDEERKITFIDTPGHEAFTAMRARGAKSTDIAILVVAANDGVMPQTIEALNHAKAADVPIVVAVNKIDVEGADPTKVRGQLTEYGLVAEEYGGDTMFVDISAKQGLNIEALLEAVVLTADASLDLRANPEQDAQGIAIESRLDRGRGAVATVLVQRGTLRVGDTMVVGDAYGRVRAMLDDKGDNLEEAGPSTPVLVLGLTNVPGAGDNFLVVDEDRTARQIAEKRAARERNANFARRGVRFSLENLDEALKAGLVQELNLIIKGDASGSVEALESSLLQLDVGEEVDIRILHRGVGAVTESDVDLAMGSDAIVIGFNVRAAGRAAQMAEREGVDVRYYSVIYQAIEEIEAALKGMLKPEYEEVELGTAEIREVFKSSKLGNIAGVLVRSGEVKRNTKARLIRDGKVVAESLTISGLRRFKDDVTEIREGFEGGINLGNFNDIKVDDVIATYEMREKPRG from the coding sequence TGTTCGTTCGGCTTCCTCGACGATCGAGGCGCCCGTCGTACGCAAGCTGACAGACGCCCTCCAGCAGGGCAACGGAGGCGGCAAGCCCGCCCCCGCACGCAAGGCTGCCCCGGCTCGTCCGGCAGCCCCCTCTCCCGCGCAGGCCGCCCGTCCGGCCGCCCCGCGCCCGCCGGCTCCCAAGCCGGCCGCCGCCGAGCAGCCCGCGGCTCCCGCCGCCCCGGCCGCTACCGGCCCCCGTCCCACTCCGGGCCCGAAGCCCGCGCCGCGGCCCGCCCCGGCGTCCCCGGCTCCGACGACGCCCGAGTTCACGGCACCGCCGGCGGCTCCCGCCGCGCCGGCCGCCCAGGGCCAGAGCCAGGGTTCCACCGCGCGTCCGGGTGCTCCCCGTCCGGCCGGCCAGCAGGCTCCGCGTCCGGGTGCCCCGCGTCCGGCCGGCGGTCCCGGCCAGGGTGGCGCTCCCGGCCAGGGTCGCGGTGACCGCGGCGACCGTCCCGGCGCTCCGCGTCCGGGCGGCCAGGGCGCACGTCCCGGTGCTCGTCCGGCCGGTCCCCGTCCGGGCAACAACCCCTTCACCTCTGGTGGCTCCACCGGCATGGCGCGCCCGCAGGCGCCCCGTCCGGGCGGTGCCCCGCGTCCCGGCGGCCAGGGCGGCCCCGGTGCTCCCGGCGGCGCTCCGCGTCCGCAGGGCCAGGGCCAGGGCGGTCCCCGTCCCCAGGGCGCGGCGGGCGGTCCCCGTCCGCAGGCTCCGGGCGGCGCCCGTCCCACCCCGGGCGGTATGCCCCGTCCGCAGGGCGGCCCCCGTCCCGGCGGCGGTGGCCCCGGCGGCCCGCGTCCCAACCCCGGCATGATGCCGCAGCGTCCGGCTGCCGGCCCGCGTCCCGGCGGCGGTGGCCCCGGCGGCCGCGGTCCCGGCGGCGGCGGTCGTCCCGGTGGTGGCGGCGGCGGTCGTCCGGGTGGCGGCGGCTTCGCCGGCCGTCCGGCCGGTCCCGGTGGCGGCGGCGGCTTCGCCGGTCGTCCCGGTGGTCCCGGTGGTGGTGGCGGCGGCTTCGCCGGTCGTCCGGGTGGTCCCGGTGGTGGCGGCGGCGGTCGTCCCGGCTTCGGCGGTCGTCCCGGTGGTCCGGGCGGTCGTGGTGGCACGCAGGGCGCCTTCGGTCGTCCCGGTGGTCCCGCGCGTCGCGGTCGCAAGTCGAAGCGGCAGAGGCGCCAGGAGTACGAGGCCATGCAGGCCCCGTCGGTCGGCGGCGTGATGCTGCCTCGCGGCAACGGACAGTCCGTCCGCCTGTCGCGCGGTGCTTCCCTGACCGACTTCGCCGAGAAGATCGGCGCCAACCCGGCGTCGCTCGTCGGCGTGATGATGAACCTCGGCGAGATGGTCACCGCCACGCAGTCCGTCTCCGACGAGACGCTGAGGCTCCTCGCGGACGAGATGAACTTCGTCCTCGAGATCGTCAGCCCCGAGGAGGAGGACCGCGAGCTGCTCGAGTCCTTCGACATCGAGTTCGGCGAGGACGAGGGTGGCGAGGAGTTCCTCGTCGCGCGTCCGCCGGTCGTGACCGTCATGGGTCACGTCGACCACGGCAAGACCCGCCTCCTCGACACCATCCGCAAGACGAACGTCGTCGCGGGCGAGGCCGGCGGTATCACGCAGCACATCGGTGCGTACCAGGTCACGACTCAGGTCAACGACGAAGAGCGCAAGATCACCTTCATCGACACCCCGGGTCACGAGGCGTTCACCGCCATGCGTGCCCGTGGTGCCAAGTCGACCGACATCGCGATCCTCGTGGTGGCGGCCAACGACGGTGTGATGCCCCAGACGATCGAGGCGCTGAACCACGCCAAGGCGGCCGACGTGCCGATCGTGGTCGCGGTCAACAAGATCGACGTCGAGGGTGCCGACCCGACCAAGGTGCGCGGTCAGCTGACCGAGTACGGCCTCGTGGCCGAGGAGTACGGCGGCGACACCATGTTCGTCGACATCTCCGCCAAGCAGGGCCTCAACATCGAGGCTCTCCTGGAGGCCGTGGTCCTCACCGCGGACGCCTCGCTCGACCTGCGGGCCAACCCGGAGCAGGACGCGCAGGGTATTGCGATCGAGTCCCGTCTCGACCGTGGCCGCGGTGCCGTCGCGACCGTCCTGGTCCAGCGAGGCACCCTGCGGGTCGGCGACACCATGGTGGTCGGCGACGCGTACGGCCGTGTCCGCGCGATGCTCGACGACAAGGGCGACAACCTGGAAGAGGCGGGTCCGTCGACTCCGGTCCTCGTCCTCGGTCTCACCAACGTCCCGGGCGCCGGCGACAACTTCCTCGTCGTCGACGAGGACCGTACGGCCCGCCAGATCGCCGAGAAGCGCGCGGCGCGTGAGCGCAACGCCAACTTCGCCCGGCGCGGAGTCCGGTTCTCCCTGGAGAACCTGGACGAGGCCCTCAAGGCCGGTCTGGTGCAGGAACTCAACCTCATCATCAAGGGCGACGCGTCCGGTTCGGTGGAGGCTCTCGAGTCCTCGCTGCTCCAGCTCGACGTCGGCGAAGAGGTCGACATCCGCATCCTGCACCGTGGTGTCGGTGCGGTCACGGAGTCGGACGTGGACCTGGCGATGGGCTCGGACGCCATCGTGATCGGCTTCAACGTGCGCGCCGCAGGGCGTGCCGCGCAGATGGCCGAGCGCGAAGGTGTGGATGTCCGGTACTACTCGGTCATCTACCAGGCGATCGAGGAGATCGAGGCGGCCCTGAAGGGCATGCTCAAGCCGGAGTACGAAGAGGTCGAGCTCGGTACGGCGGAGATCCGCGAGGTCTTCAAGTCGTCCAAGCTGGGCAACATCGCCGGTGTCCTGGTCCGGTCGGGCGAGGTCAAGCGCAACACCAAGGCGCGCCTCATCCGCGACGGCAAGGTGGTCGCGGAGAGCCTCACCATCTCCGGTCTGCGTCGCTTCAAGGACGACGTCACCGAGATCCGCGAAGGGTTCGAGGGCGGTATCAACCTCGGCAACTTCAACGACATCAAGGTCGACGACGTCATCGCGACGTACGAGATGCGCGAGAAGCCGCGCGGCTGA